One genomic window of Garra rufa chromosome 2, GarRuf1.0, whole genome shotgun sequence includes the following:
- the LOC141325737 gene encoding RING finger protein 150-like, translating into MAMSLTQACRSLALSTWLLSFCFVHLLCLDFTVAEKEEWYTAFVNITYLDPVTSEIKTDKSECGRYGEHSPKRDARGFVFMPSLLQDRQACDSNTKFPLSHPHIPWIALIARGNCTYREKIRHAAALNASAVVIFNMGTSNSNDTITMPHYGTGDVVAIMIPEPKGREIMALLEKNITVAMHITIGTRNLQKYVSRTSVVFVSISFIVLMIISLAWLVFYYIQRFRYANARDRNQRRLGDAAKKAISKLQVRTIRKGDKETESDFDNCAVCIEDYKPNDVVRILPCCHVFHKNCVDPWLQDHRTCPMCKMNILKALGIPPNTDCSDDIPPDYEISVSGPPTNPVTGASEVSVGESSVVLDPGVRTIGLSHIYHEMDTFPQVGESNHIASSEHQPSMSTDSDTSLIMPVELVLSDVELQSDPEQDDIKS; encoded by the exons ATGGCAATGTCCCTTACCCAAGCCTGCCGGAGTCTTGCCCTGTCGACATGGCTGCTGTCGTTTTGCTTTGTGCATTTGCTGTGTCTGGACTTCACAGTGGCAGAGAAGGAGGAATGGTACACTGCCTTTGTCAACATCACCTACCTGGATCCAGTGACTTCTGAAATCAAGACAGACAAGAGTGAATGTGGCAGATATGGGGAGCACTCTCCTAAAAGAGATGCCAGGGGCTTTGTGTTTATGCCATCTCTTCTGCAGGACAGACAGGCGTGTGACAGTAACACTAAATTCCCCCTTTCCCATCCCCACATCCCATGGATAGCACTGATAGCCCGAGGAAACTGCACCTACAGAGAGAAGATCAGACATGCTGCTGCTCTCAATGCATCCGCTGTGGTCATTTTTAATATGGGCACCAGCAACTCCAATGATACCATAACTATGCCACATTACG GTACCGGCGATGTGGTGGCGATTATGATTCCTGAGCCCAAAGGCCGTGAGATTATGGCCTTGCTGGAGAAGAACATAACCGTGGCCATGCACATCACCATCGGCACACGCAACCTGCAGAAATACGTCAGCCGCACCTCAGTGGTGTTCGTCTCCATATCCTTCATTGTCCTGATGATCATCTCTCTAGCCTGGCTGGTCTTCTACTACATCCAGCGCTTCCGCTACGCAAATGCAAGAGACCGCAACCAG AGGCGACTGGGTGACGCTGCTAAAAAGGCCATAAGCAAGTTACAAGTACGGACCATCAGGAAGGGTGACAAG GAAACCGAGTCAGACTTTGACAACTGCGCCGTGTGTATTGAAGACTACAAACCTAATGACGTTGTCAGGATACTGCCGTGTTG TCATGTCTTCCATAAGAACTGTGTGGACCCTTGGCTACAGGACCACAGAACTTGTCCCATGTGCAAAATGAACATCCTTAAGGCCTTGGGCATCCCG CCTAATACAGACTGTTCTGATGACATCCCTCCTGATTATGAGATATCCGTCAGCGGGCCGCCCACAAACCCTGTGACGGGGGCTAGTGAGGTCTCAGTGGGCGAGAGCTCAGTGGTCTTGGACCCAGGTGTCCGAACAATAGGCCTGTCACACATTTACCACGAGATGGACACCTTCCCGCAGGTTGGAGAGAGCAACCACATCGCCAGCA